One Vibrio sp. 16 genomic window carries:
- the polA gene encoding DNA polymerase I → MANIPDNPLILIDGSSYLYRAFHAYPETMSNGDIPTNAVYGVVNMLRSMMRQFSSDRMAVVFDAKGKTFRDDMYPEYKANRPPMPDDLRCQIEPLHNVIRAMGLPLICVPGVEADDVIGTLAYQASQAGMPVLISTGDKDMAQLVDDNVTLINTMTNVVMDRDGVVEKFGIPPELIIDYLALMGDKVDNIPGVPGVGDKTAKALLQGIGSLEKLYENLDDIAPLGFRGSKTMAKKLVDNKDNAMLSYELATIKLDVELEETPESLLKNEPNKDELIKLYGQLVFKSWLNELLDGGSSVVEADEKSGAAVSSAKSTSTVEMDTSAVTIDRSQYETILDEATFNTWLEKLKAADVFAFDTETDSLDYMVANLVGLSFATEEGVAAYVPVAHDYLDAPQQLDRDWVLAQLKPILEDDTQAKVGQNLKYDASVLARYNIEMKGIKHDTMLASYVYNSVGGKHDMDSLALRFLQHSCISFEQIAGKGKKQLTFNQIELDQASPYAAEDADVTLRLHNRLMANIEKDEQLKAIYEEIEVPLVPVLSRIERTGVLIDDMKLAAQSQEIAQRLDELEQKAYEIAEQEFNMNSPKQLQALLFEKMGLPVIKKTPSGTPSTNEEVLQELALDYPLPKLILEYRGLAKLKSTYTDKLPKMINPETGRVHTSYHQAVTATGRLSSTDPNLQNIPIRNDEGRRIRQAFIAPHGYKIMAVDYSQIELRIMAHLSGDKALLDAFQQGKDIHAATAAEIMGTTIDQVSSEQRRRAKAVNFGLIYGMSAFGLAKQLGIPRGEAQDYMNTYFERYPGVMQYMEDTRSAAAEQGYVETIFGRRLHLPEIKSRNGMRRKAAERAAINAPMQGTAADIIKKAMLLVDEWIQAEGDGRVKLLMQVHDELVFEVQESALTEIESKVQQLMESAAALDVPLVAEAGHGDNWDQAH, encoded by the coding sequence ATGGCTAATATTCCTGATAACCCATTGATTCTGATCGATGGTTCTTCCTACTTATATCGTGCGTTTCATGCTTACCCAGAAACCATGAGCAACGGAGATATTCCGACAAACGCCGTCTATGGTGTAGTGAATATGCTGCGTAGCATGATGCGTCAATTCTCTTCAGATCGAATGGCAGTGGTCTTTGATGCGAAAGGCAAAACCTTCCGCGATGATATGTATCCAGAGTACAAAGCCAATCGACCACCAATGCCAGATGATCTTCGCTGTCAAATTGAGCCGCTGCACAATGTGATTCGCGCAATGGGCTTGCCACTTATCTGTGTGCCAGGTGTAGAAGCCGACGACGTGATCGGCACGTTAGCGTATCAGGCGTCGCAAGCGGGTATGCCTGTTTTGATCAGTACGGGTGATAAGGACATGGCACAGCTCGTGGATGACAACGTTACCTTGATCAACACCATGACCAACGTTGTGATGGATCGTGACGGAGTGGTAGAAAAATTTGGCATTCCACCAGAATTGATCATCGATTACCTCGCGTTGATGGGAGATAAGGTCGATAACATTCCTGGCGTTCCGGGGGTGGGTGATAAAACCGCGAAAGCGCTCCTTCAAGGTATTGGTAGTCTAGAAAAACTGTATGAGAACCTTGATGATATCGCGCCACTTGGTTTCCGTGGTTCAAAGACGATGGCGAAAAAACTGGTTGATAACAAAGACAACGCCATGCTGTCTTATGAGTTGGCAACCATCAAACTGGATGTGGAACTCGAAGAAACGCCAGAATCTTTGCTAAAAAATGAGCCGAATAAAGATGAGCTGATTAAGCTTTACGGCCAGCTTGTGTTTAAGTCATGGCTAAACGAGCTGCTTGATGGTGGTTCGAGCGTTGTAGAAGCCGATGAAAAGTCTGGTGCAGCCGTTTCTTCAGCGAAGAGTACTAGTACGGTTGAGATGGATACTTCCGCTGTCACCATTGATCGCAGCCAATACGAAACCATCCTAGATGAAGCCACATTTAACACTTGGCTTGAGAAGTTAAAAGCCGCCGATGTCTTTGCATTTGATACCGAGACAGACAGCCTAGACTACATGGTTGCTAATCTGGTTGGTCTGTCGTTTGCAACAGAAGAAGGTGTTGCCGCTTATGTACCGGTCGCTCATGACTACCTAGATGCGCCACAGCAACTTGATCGTGATTGGGTATTGGCACAGCTGAAACCTATCTTGGAAGATGATACCCAAGCGAAAGTTGGTCAAAACTTAAAGTATGACGCAAGCGTGTTGGCTCGTTACAACATTGAAATGAAGGGCATCAAGCATGACACCATGTTAGCTTCATACGTGTATAACAGCGTAGGTGGTAAGCATGACATGGACAGCTTAGCCCTGCGCTTCCTTCAGCACAGCTGCATCTCGTTTGAACAAATCGCGGGTAAAGGCAAGAAACAGCTCACGTTCAACCAAATAGAGCTTGATCAAGCCTCACCGTATGCGGCGGAAGATGCGGACGTAACATTACGCTTGCACAACCGCCTCATGGCAAATATCGAAAAAGATGAGCAGTTGAAAGCGATTTATGAAGAGATAGAAGTGCCGCTTGTCCCAGTGCTATCACGCATTGAGCGTACTGGCGTCTTGATCGACGATATGAAGCTCGCGGCTCAGTCGCAAGAGATTGCACAACGCCTAGATGAACTCGAGCAGAAAGCGTATGAAATTGCCGAGCAAGAATTCAACATGAATTCACCTAAGCAACTGCAAGCACTTCTGTTCGAAAAAATGGGTCTGCCGGTTATCAAGAAGACGCCATCAGGCACGCCTTCAACCAATGAAGAAGTACTGCAAGAGTTGGCGTTGGACTACCCATTACCAAAACTGATCCTTGAATATCGTGGTTTAGCCAAACTGAAATCGACTTACACCGATAAGTTGCCGAAGATGATTAACCCAGAGACGGGTCGAGTGCACACCTCTTATCATCAAGCAGTGACAGCGACAGGGCGTTTATCTTCGACCGATCCAAACTTGCAGAATATCCCTATTCGAAATGATGAAGGCCGTCGTATCCGCCAAGCATTTATTGCGCCGCATGGTTACAAGATCATGGCTGTCGACTATTCACAGATTGAATTGCGTATTATGGCGCACCTGTCGGGTGATAAAGCGTTGTTGGATGCTTTCCAACAAGGCAAAGATATCCACGCTGCGACGGCGGCAGAAATTATGGGAACAACCATCGACCAAGTCAGCTCAGAGCAGCGTCGCCGAGCGAAAGCAGTCAACTTTGGTCTTATCTACGGTATGAGTGCGTTTGGTCTCGCAAAACAGTTAGGGATTCCCCGCGGTGAAGCTCAGGACTACATGAACACCTACTTTGAACGCTACCCTGGTGTCATGCAGTACATGGAAGACACTCGCAGTGCCGCTGCTGAGCAAGGTTACGTAGAAACGATATTTGGTCGCCGTTTACACCTTCCTGAAATCAAGTCTCGCAATGGGATGCGCCGAAAAGCAGCAGAACGTGCCGCGATCAACGCACCGATGCAAGGCACTGCTGCTGATATCATCAAAAAAGCGATGCTGCTTGTCGATGAGTGGATTCAGGCGGAAGGTGATGGTCGCGTTAAACTACTGATGCAAGTGCACGATGAATTGGTATTTGAAGTTCAGGAGTCAGCTTTGACCGAAATTGAAAGTAAAGTACAACAATTGATGGAGTCTGCAGCGGCACTCGATGTACCGTTAGTGGCTGAAGCTGGTCATGGTGACAACTGGGATCAGGCACACTAG
- a CDS encoding GNAT family N-acetyltransferase, producing MTIIYREGTLEECVQVVEQITEFVHKETVESLSARLRDKPRFLVQVAEEGEQLLGFKIGYQLDSQTFYSWFGGVSSLARNKGVAQRLLEIQEDWVAEQGYQYLKVKSRNQFPSMLRLLIKNGYLIENYEAREPLLESRIHFVKVLRTSHKN from the coding sequence GTGACCATTATATATCGTGAGGGCACGTTGGAAGAGTGCGTACAAGTGGTGGAACAGATCACCGAGTTTGTACACAAAGAAACCGTTGAAAGTTTATCTGCGCGACTTCGTGATAAGCCGCGGTTTTTAGTCCAAGTGGCCGAAGAGGGTGAGCAGTTACTCGGATTTAAGATTGGCTATCAATTGGACAGCCAAACATTCTACAGTTGGTTTGGTGGCGTCTCATCACTTGCTCGAAATAAGGGAGTCGCACAGCGGCTACTTGAAATACAGGAAGACTGGGTGGCAGAGCAGGGCTATCAATACCTTAAGGTAAAGTCTCGTAATCAGTTTCCTTCAATGCTGAGACTGTTGATCAAAAATGGTTACCTGATAGAGAACTATGAAGCAAGAGAGCCACTGCTAGAGAGTCGCATTCACTTTGTAAAAGTACTCAGAACCAGTCATAAAAATTAA
- the hemB gene encoding porphobilinogen synthase: protein MSVSIQGQFPGRRMRRMRKHDFSRRLMAENQLSVSDLIYPMFILMGKDRRETVESMPGVERLSIDLMLEEAQYLAQLGVPAIALFPVVNQDAKSLCAAEAYNPEGLVQRAVRSLKEHVPEIGVITDIALDPFTTHGQDGIIDEDGYVLNDETTKVLVKQALSHAEAGADVVAPSDMMDGRIGAIREALENAGHINTQIMAYSAKYASCYYGPFRDAVGSASNLKGGNKKNYQMDPANSDEAIHEVAMDINEGADMVMVKPGMPYLDVVRRVKSELQVPTFAYQVSGEYAMHKAAFANGWLKERDTVMESLLCFKRAGADGILTYFAKDVAEWLAEENAQAATFLKNEQE, encoded by the coding sequence GTGTCAGTTTCTATTCAAGGTCAGTTCCCTGGCCGTCGTATGCGCCGTATGCGTAAGCATGACTTTAGCCGTCGCCTTATGGCGGAAAACCAATTATCGGTGAGTGATCTGATTTACCCTATGTTTATTTTGATGGGCAAAGATCGACGTGAAACTGTGGAGTCAATGCCGGGTGTCGAGCGTTTGTCTATCGACCTAATGTTGGAAGAAGCACAATACCTTGCGCAGCTGGGTGTGCCTGCAATTGCTCTGTTTCCTGTGGTAAACCAAGATGCGAAGAGCCTTTGTGCGGCGGAAGCATACAACCCTGAGGGCTTGGTTCAACGTGCAGTTCGTTCGCTGAAAGAGCATGTGCCTGAAATTGGAGTGATTACAGATATCGCGCTGGATCCATTTACCACACACGGCCAAGACGGCATCATTGATGAAGATGGCTACGTTCTAAATGATGAAACGACTAAGGTTCTGGTTAAACAAGCGCTGTCTCACGCTGAAGCTGGGGCCGATGTGGTAGCGCCTTCAGATATGATGGACGGTCGTATTGGTGCAATCCGTGAAGCACTCGAGAACGCAGGCCATATCAATACCCAAATCATGGCTTACTCTGCGAAGTATGCCTCTTGTTACTACGGTCCGTTCCGTGATGCGGTCGGCAGTGCTAGTAACCTAAAAGGTGGTAACAAGAAGAACTATCAAATGGATCCTGCGAACAGCGACGAAGCGATCCACGAAGTGGCGATGGATATCAATGAAGGCGCGGATATGGTCATGGTCAAACCGGGCATGCCATACCTAGATGTGGTTCGCCGCGTCAAATCAGAGTTGCAAGTGCCGACGTTTGCTTATCAAGTATCCGGTGAGTACGCGATGCATAAAGCCGCGTTTGCTAATGGCTGGTTAAAAGAGCGCGATACCGTGATGGAATCTCTGCTTTGCTTTAAGCGAGCGGGTGCAGACGGGATCTTAACCTACTTTGCCAAAGACGTTGCAGAGTGGCTAGCTGAAGAAAATGCACAAGCTGCAACGTTTTTGAAAAACGAGCAAGAATAA
- a CDS encoding TatD family hydrolase, which yields MIDTHAHIYASEFDHDRDDVVRRALEQGVEKILLPNIDLESIEPMLKTEAAYPKVCRSMMGLHPCYVDGNVKQTLDVIHSWFDKHNFIAVGEIGIDLYWDKTYKAEQEMAFITQLNWAKEKKLPVVIHTRDSIEETLTLLRKEQDGSLSGVFHCFGGSVEEAKAINDLGFHLGLGGVSTFKNGGMDKVIPHLDMNYVILETDCPYLAPVPHRGKRNEPAYVSLVAQRIADLRSCSINEVTTVTSKNVKKLFLL from the coding sequence ATGATCGATACCCATGCCCATATCTACGCCAGTGAATTTGACCACGATCGCGATGACGTTGTACGCCGCGCACTTGAGCAAGGGGTTGAGAAAATTCTACTGCCCAACATCGACTTAGAGTCCATCGAACCGATGCTGAAAACCGAAGCCGCTTACCCAAAGGTGTGTCGCTCAATGATGGGGCTTCACCCTTGCTATGTTGATGGCAACGTTAAGCAAACCTTGGACGTCATTCACTCGTGGTTTGATAAACACAATTTTATTGCTGTGGGTGAGATCGGTATCGATTTGTATTGGGACAAAACCTATAAAGCTGAGCAAGAGATGGCATTTATTACTCAGCTAAACTGGGCAAAAGAGAAGAAGCTCCCAGTCGTCATCCACACTCGCGATTCGATTGAGGAAACACTTACCTTGCTGCGTAAAGAGCAAGACGGCTCACTTTCCGGCGTCTTTCACTGCTTTGGTGGGAGCGTTGAGGAGGCGAAAGCGATCAATGATCTCGGGTTTCACTTAGGGCTTGGTGGCGTATCCACATTTAAAAATGGTGGAATGGACAAGGTAATTCCACATCTAGACATGAACTACGTGATTTTAGAAACAGATTGTCCTTACTTGGCCCCAGTTCCACATCGTGGCAAACGAAATGAGCCCGCTTATGTTTCATTGGTTGCACAAAGAATCGCCGATCTACGTAGTTGCTCTATCAATGAAGTTACAACAGTTACCAGCAAAAATGTTAAGAAACTGTTTTTATTGTGA
- the tatC gene encoding twin-arginine translocase subunit TatC: MSSVEQTQPLISHLLELRNRLLRAILAVLVVFIGLVYFANDIYEFISAPLVERLPEGATMIATDVASPFFTPLKLTLIASIFVAVPFILYQVWAFVAPGLYKHERRLIMPLMFSSSLLFYCGVAFAYFVVFPLVFGFFTAISLGGVEFATDISSYLDFVLALFLAFGIAFEVPVAIILLCWTGATNPKSLSEKRPYIIVGAFIVGMMLTPPDMISQTLLAIPMCLLFEVGLFFARFYVRKDETEEEQQDV, encoded by the coding sequence ATGTCTTCTGTAGAGCAGACACAGCCTTTGATCAGCCATTTGTTGGAACTCCGTAATCGTCTGCTCCGTGCGATATTAGCGGTGCTGGTGGTGTTCATTGGACTGGTTTATTTCGCAAATGATATCTATGAATTTATCTCCGCACCTTTGGTAGAGCGTCTACCTGAAGGGGCAACGATGATTGCCACGGATGTCGCATCTCCCTTCTTTACACCCCTAAAGCTGACCTTAATCGCGTCAATTTTTGTCGCTGTGCCTTTTATCTTGTATCAAGTCTGGGCGTTTGTCGCTCCAGGTTTATATAAGCATGAGCGCCGATTGATCATGCCATTGATGTTCTCAAGCTCGTTGCTGTTTTATTGTGGGGTTGCCTTTGCCTACTTTGTGGTATTCCCGCTGGTATTTGGCTTCTTTACTGCGATTTCTCTCGGTGGCGTGGAATTTGCGACTGATATTTCGAGTTATCTCGACTTTGTATTGGCGCTGTTTTTGGCTTTTGGTATCGCTTTTGAAGTGCCGGTTGCTATTATCCTGCTTTGTTGGACAGGGGCGACAAACCCGAAAAGTTTGAGTGAGAAACGTCCGTACATAATCGTCGGGGCGTTTATTGTCGGTATGATGCTGACACCACCGGATATGATCTCCCAGACACTGCTAGCAATACCTATGTGCTTGTTGTTTGAGGTCGGACTGTTTTTCGCCCGTTTTTATGTACGTAAAGATGAAACGGAAGAAGAGCAGCAGGACGTATAA
- the tatB gene encoding Sec-independent protein translocase protein TatB produces the protein MFDIGFWELVLISVVGLVVLGPERLPHAIRSVSKFIGAAKNMANSVKDELSHELKVQELQENLRKAEQMGMEDLSPELKSSVEELKQAAQDVQRPYASKSDSAEQAAETLNEKQDSVQSANDSAGAVESLTTPDSPQADKKAE, from the coding sequence GTGTTTGATATCGGTTTTTGGGAACTGGTATTAATATCTGTCGTCGGGCTTGTGGTTCTAGGGCCTGAGCGTTTGCCTCATGCGATCCGCAGCGTGTCCAAATTTATTGGCGCAGCGAAAAACATGGCAAACAGCGTGAAGGATGAACTTTCTCATGAATTGAAAGTTCAAGAGCTGCAAGAAAATCTGCGCAAAGCTGAGCAAATGGGGATGGAAGATCTCTCTCCAGAGCTCAAATCTTCAGTTGAAGAGTTGAAGCAAGCTGCTCAAGATGTGCAACGCCCATATGCGAGCAAAAGCGACTCAGCAGAGCAAGCTGCTGAGACTTTGAACGAGAAACAAGACTCTGTTCAAAGTGCCAATGACTCAGCAGGTGCAGTCGAGAGCTTAACCACTCCAGACTCACCACAGGCAGATAAGAAAGCCGAATAG
- the tatA gene encoding Sec-independent protein translocase subunit TatA has product MGGISIWQLLIIAVIVVLLFGTKKLRGIGGDLGSAVKGFKKAMSEDETAKKDADFEPKAVDQQKSVEQQKTEATAETKKDKEQA; this is encoded by the coding sequence ATGGGTGGTATTAGTATTTGGCAACTTCTGATTATTGCTGTCATCGTCGTTCTACTATTCGGTACTAAGAAGCTACGTGGTATTGGTGGCGATCTAGGTAGTGCAGTGAAAGGCTTCAAGAAAGCAATGAGCGAAGATGAGACAGCAAAGAAAGACGCTGACTTTGAGCCAAAAGCTGTCGATCAGCAAAAGAGCGTAGAACAGCAGAAAACAGAAGCGACTGCTGAAACTAAGAAAGACAAAGAGCAGGCGTAG
- the ubiB gene encoding ubiquinone biosynthesis regulatory protein kinase UbiB, translating into MTPAELKRLYRIIKVQLEYGLDELLPDHQLMKAPLLARKSLFWIKNQHPEKDLGERLRLALQELGPVWIKFGQMMSTRRDLFPPHIADPLALLQDQVSPFDGQLAKEQIELALGGPLETWFDDFDIEPLASASIAQVHTAKLKSTNQEVVLKVIRPDIRPVIDADLKLMYRMARIVAKALPEARRLKPVEVVREYEKTLLDELDLRREAANAIQLRRNFAGSEELYVPEVFTDFSNKTVMVSERIYGIQVSDIEGLHANGTNMKLLAERGVSVFFTQVFRDSFFHADMHPGNVFVEPQHPENPRWIGLDCGIVGTLNSEDKRYLAENFLAFFNRDYRRVAELHVESGWVPRETNVDEFEFAIRIVCEPIFAKPLCEISFGHVLLNLFNTARRFNMEVQPQLVLLQKTLLYVEGLGRQLYPQLDLWETAKPFLEEWMMNQVGPQAVINAVKDRAPFWAEKLPELPELLYDSLRQGKMMNQRMDQLYQGYRSSKRQQATGKFLFGVGATLVVCSAILVNSTYEQLSMFSALGGVTFWLLSWRAYRQ; encoded by the coding sequence ATGACCCCAGCAGAGTTAAAGCGCTTATACCGAATTATCAAGGTTCAACTAGAGTATGGTTTGGACGAACTCTTGCCAGACCATCAATTAATGAAGGCTCCACTGCTGGCACGTAAAAGTCTGTTCTGGATTAAGAATCAGCATCCAGAAAAAGACCTTGGCGAGCGCCTGCGTTTAGCTTTGCAAGAGCTTGGTCCGGTATGGATCAAGTTTGGCCAGATGATGTCGACGCGTCGCGATCTCTTTCCTCCTCATATTGCCGACCCGCTCGCGTTGCTCCAAGACCAGGTGTCTCCGTTTGATGGCCAATTGGCGAAAGAGCAGATTGAGCTCGCACTCGGTGGTCCACTTGAGACTTGGTTTGATGATTTTGATATCGAGCCGCTTGCCTCAGCGTCGATCGCTCAAGTGCACACTGCGAAGCTCAAATCGACTAACCAAGAAGTGGTATTAAAAGTCATCCGGCCCGATATTCGCCCAGTCATTGATGCAGATCTAAAACTGATGTACCGCATGGCGCGTATAGTCGCCAAGGCGCTTCCTGAAGCACGTCGTTTAAAACCTGTCGAAGTGGTGCGCGAGTACGAAAAGACTCTGCTTGATGAATTGGATTTACGTCGTGAGGCGGCTAATGCGATTCAGCTGCGCCGAAATTTTGCTGGCAGTGAAGAACTGTATGTTCCAGAAGTTTTTACCGACTTCAGTAATAAAACTGTCATGGTTTCTGAGCGAATATACGGCATTCAGGTTTCGGACATAGAAGGTTTACACGCAAACGGCACCAATATGAAATTGTTGGCTGAGCGTGGCGTGAGTGTTTTCTTTACTCAAGTCTTTCGCGATAGCTTCTTTCACGCTGACATGCACCCAGGTAATGTCTTTGTTGAACCGCAGCATCCTGAAAACCCGCGTTGGATTGGCTTAGATTGCGGCATCGTTGGGACATTGAACAGTGAAGATAAGCGCTACCTAGCAGAAAACTTCTTGGCGTTCTTTAACCGTGATTACCGCCGTGTGGCCGAGTTGCACGTTGAGTCCGGATGGGTTCCACGTGAAACCAATGTCGATGAGTTTGAGTTCGCGATTCGAATCGTTTGTGAACCGATCTTTGCCAAGCCGCTCTGTGAAATTTCGTTTGGTCACGTGCTGTTGAACCTATTTAATACGGCGCGTCGCTTCAATATGGAAGTTCAGCCGCAGTTGGTTCTGCTGCAAAAAACCTTACTCTATGTTGAAGGGTTAGGGCGTCAGCTATACCCACAGCTTGATTTATGGGAAACCGCTAAGCCATTTCTTGAAGAGTGGATGATGAATCAAGTCGGCCCGCAAGCGGTGATCAACGCGGTGAAAGATCGCGCTCCGTTCTGGGCGGAAAAACTTCCGGAGCTACCTGAGTTGCTGTACGACAGTTTGCGCCAAGGTAAAATGATGAACCAGCGAATGGATCAGCTTTATCAAGGCTACCGTTCAAGCAAACGTCAGCAGGCAACAGGTAAATTTTTATTTGGTGTTGGTGCCACATTAGTCGTATGCTCGGCAATATTGGTCAACAGCACCTATGAGCAACTTTCTATGTTCAGCGCCCTAGGTGGTGTCACATTTTGGTTGCTTAGTTGGCGAGCTTACCGTCAATAG
- a CDS encoding ubiquinone biosynthesis accessory factor UbiJ yields MPFEPLITAVIETSLNTLINDDPELGRRLGRLKGQVIQVHLKEINKTLTFVFSQQIDVLANYEGGPDCYLSLNLAVLPELRDQSNITKLIKQDKLVLEGDIQLAQKFAQLMTDCKPDIEEWLSRVTGDVVAHTLVKGVSGFGQIVTSQAAKHQRHLGQVLTEEWRIAPAPLEVAHFCDQVDDVKSQAAKVEARLNQLLERA; encoded by the coding sequence ATGCCATTTGAACCTCTCATTACGGCAGTGATAGAAACTTCACTGAATACTCTCATTAACGATGACCCAGAGCTGGGTCGTCGTCTTGGCCGCCTTAAAGGTCAAGTGATTCAAGTTCATCTCAAAGAAATCAACAAGACATTGACCTTTGTTTTTAGTCAGCAAATCGATGTCTTGGCCAACTATGAAGGTGGGCCTGACTGCTACCTTTCCTTAAACCTAGCGGTGCTTCCTGAACTGCGTGATCAATCCAACATCACCAAGCTCATCAAGCAAGACAAGTTAGTACTGGAAGGTGACATCCAACTGGCGCAAAAATTTGCTCAATTGATGACAGATTGCAAGCCAGACATCGAAGAGTGGCTGTCACGAGTAACGGGCGATGTCGTAGCACATACCTTGGTAAAAGGTGTCAGTGGTTTTGGTCAGATCGTGACGAGCCAAGCCGCTAAACATCAGCGTCATTTGGGGCAGGTTCTTACCGAAGAGTGGCGTATCGCGCCCGCGCCTTTGGAAGTTGCCCACTTTTGCGATCAAGTGGATGACGTGAAAAGCCAAGCGGCAAAAGTTGAAGCTCGTTTGAATCAGCTGTTGGAGCGCGCATGA
- the ubiE gene encoding bifunctional demethylmenaquinone methyltransferase/2-methoxy-6-polyprenyl-1,4-benzoquinol methylase UbiE, producing MTDTSVQSNPALESSETTHFGFTTVAKEQKVEKVAEVFHSVAAKYDIMNDLMSGGIHRLWKRFTIDCSGVRPGHRVLDLGGGTGDLTAKFSRIVGEKGHVILADINNSMLNVGRDKLRDIGVVGNVHYVQANAEELPFPDDYFDAITISFCLRNVTDKDKALRSMYRVLKPGGRLLVLEFSKPVLEPLSKVYDAYSFHLLPKMGELVANDSESYRYLAESIRMHPDQETLKGMMNDAGFDNTSYYNLTGGIVALHRGYKF from the coding sequence ATGACGGATACAAGCGTGCAATCAAACCCAGCGTTAGAATCGAGTGAAACTACCCACTTTGGTTTCACCACCGTGGCAAAAGAACAAAAAGTTGAAAAAGTAGCAGAAGTTTTTCACTCTGTTGCAGCTAAATACGACATCATGAATGATTTGATGTCGGGTGGTATTCATCGTCTTTGGAAGCGCTTTACCATCGATTGTAGTGGTGTGCGACCAGGCCACCGCGTCCTTGACCTTGGTGGCGGTACCGGTGATTTGACGGCTAAGTTTTCACGTATTGTCGGTGAAAAAGGCCATGTTATTTTGGCGGATATCAACAACTCTATGCTCAATGTTGGCCGCGATAAACTGCGCGACATTGGTGTTGTTGGTAACGTGCACTACGTACAAGCGAATGCGGAAGAGCTGCCGTTCCCAGATGACTATTTTGATGCGATCACTATTAGCTTTTGTTTACGTAACGTAACCGACAAAGACAAAGCGCTTCGTTCGATGTATCGCGTTCTTAAGCCTGGTGGTCGTCTATTAGTGCTTGAGTTTTCTAAACCCGTCTTAGAGCCGCTATCAAAAGTCTACGATGCGTACTCATTCCACTTGCTACCTAAAATGGGTGAGTTGGTGGCCAATGATTCAGAAAGTTACCGTTACCTTGCTGAGTCGATCCGTATGCACCCAGATCAAGAAACGCTTAAAGGCATGATGAATGACGCTGGTTTCGATAACACCAGCTACTACAACTTGACGGGTGGTATCGTTGCGCTTCATCGCGGCTACAAGTTCTAA